DNA from Tripterygium wilfordii isolate XIE 37 chromosome 4, ASM1340144v1, whole genome shotgun sequence:
TGAAGTCCCCAAAACCAAACCCAAGACCAATTTCACTACACCAAGAATGGCAACACACCCACCACTTCTCCCTCCAAACTTGTACTGCCCAGCAAGACCACCTGCACCATGGCAACAAGGCATGGCACCAAACCAACATCCCACCAAGTTCATTAGGCCTACGGTAACCGACACCGATGAGGCCGAGAAGTCTTTGCCTGGAAAAAGATCTGATGACAATTTACAAACCGCAATCACTGAATTCAATATGGATAATGGAAGTTGAGGAATTGTCCCTTTAATAAACCCTTTCTTCCATGAATGTTTTGTCATCTCCACAATTTTTATAGGAGATGGACCAAACTTGAAGCCTTTCACTAAATCAGGCTTTCTTATGAAAGCCAACACTACACCCAACAGAAACACCATGAGTGCAGAAGGAAGTGAATACACAATCTCCCTCAATTTTGAACCCTTACTCCTTGGCCTTTCTTCAATACCCATTTCCCTATCAGTCTCTCTTCCATTACTTCCGTCCTCCCCTGCACCATTGATGATTATAATAAAGCAAGCACACACAAGTGCCAGAAGCAACCCATCCAATCCCAACCAGTGCCTTTCACCTTTAGGTTTTGACTTTTTAGAGAAATCCTGAATATCTCTGATGTATTTCACAGCAGTCAATGCAAATGACAAGCCTTGTGAGAGCTGAATCCCCCTAACAACACAGAGAGGAATTAACTTATACACGAATTGCATCAACCCTGTCACACCCAGAACAAACAAGATTCCTCCGGTCAAAACTCCGGCAGCCATTATTTCCGGGACACCGAAATCCGACCCACTTGAGATAGCCGCAGCAGCAATCGATTTCATTGGTTGGACTGGCATTGGAACACCGTATATGACACCAGTGACAAAATTGTACACACCAGTGAATATCAGTGTTGTGCCTAGATTAAGGTCTGCCACTAGTGTTAGGGCAATCACTATTGGTATATAAGTTCCCAAATCCCCCATCGCACCATTCAATTCGCCCCATTTGGATCGGAAGGCCAAGTTGTTCTTCAAACCTTGAAGTACGTTGTTTGAATGAAATCTGGACATGGGTTTGTTATTGTTGGTCTCGGAAAAGCCTTCAATGGCTTCCCTGTGTGGGTCTTGGAGGTGTATTTGAGCGTCCATCGTTGTATTGAGTATGGACTGTGAAATAAATGTGGCTTGTTTGATTGGGTTTATATTTTGGCAGAGAGTTGACTTGTCTCTTGGAATATGTACTGTGACAGAAATTGGCTTGTTACATTGggttattataatattataagaaGAGGCCATCAtggaatgaaaaatatatgccGCTCGTTGTGGCATGATGTAACGGGCTAATGGCATCTTATCTCTCTTTTTGAGttcaaaccaaaaacaaacttttgggataagcATCTTTCcacaacttttttaaaaaaatattgaaaactcaaacttagtattttttttaaattattttgtaTGTTTCTTGATTATTTCTCTTTTgctaaaaggaaaaagaaaattttcttttgatgaataattagaaatgaaaatttaaatttaaatggttttcaACGCATAAGGAAGTTTCATTACTATTAAGATTTAATAAgcaaaatataattttgatgaataattagaaatgaaaatttcaatGCTAGTCAACGCATAAGGaaactttattattattaggatTTACTaagaaaaatatgatttatcataaAAGGAGAATTTTGTTAAcaaattagttcaattggttAGGTTTACCTTACCGGTTTAGTAATTCTAGTCGAAGGAGTATTTGAACCCAACCCAATCACTCACAAGTCCAGCCCAATACTTACCAAGCCCGATCTCATGTTTGCTACTTGGTAGAGCCGAGTCGAAAGAGTGTGGGAAGTTGGAACCCGACCCAATGGTCTTTCCCAGCCTGGTCCCATGTTTTGGGCTAGTTATAATTGATTGGGTTGGCTTTACCTGAGTCGAAACTCGAAAGAGCATTCGAGCCCAACCAAAGTTTCCCAAGTCCAGCCGAATCCTAGCTTTGTACGGTCGAATGTTTGGTGGTACGGTCGTAATTTTAGACTGGCAGTCAAAGAAACCCCGAGACGGCGATACCCCCACTTCTCCAATCAGTCGTTCTCTAGTATCAGCGCTTGCAAGGCACTTAGCAGTAAGCTAATTCAAGCTTCTTTGCTTGTTTCATTATCTCTAGTTTCTCGCAACTCTTTCCTTACTGTCTCCCGCTTTTAATTCTGTGTCTTTTTTTCACTCTTATTTGCTGTTGGAGCTTTAATCCTGCTATGTATCTTCATAGAATCTCCGTTCCACCGAAGAGAGTCTACGTTTTGCGGAGAATTGAAGTGATTTCATGTGGTTCTTGGTAAAAGGCCTGTGTAttctataatttatattttcctGATTATAGTTCTGTTATTTCGGGTATTAATTCGACGTTTTTCATACGAATTTGTAGCAGGATAATGTATAATTGAGGATTTACGCTATTGTAAAAGTGCAGGAAAAATGAAGGGCCATGAATCGAAGGTAACACTTGATTAATCCTCTCTAGTGCTGTAGTctttcatctttctttttccttttttttttccttttactttCTCATAGAATCCTGTAGCCGACtccaaatttttgggataaaggctcggaggatgatgatgaatatagAGCTATTGATGCGCGTTCATAGATGCACATGATTGCATGCATTGTTACTCGGGCTAGACCTTACTGTCCTAATAGTTATCTCTGATATTGGTCATTGtgaaatataaaaaatgttGCTGTCAAATTGATTTGGAGACTTGAGTTCCAACCTCACAAAGTTCAAAGAACTGAAATTTCTTGTAACAGATATCAAGAAGAAGTCATATAACTGGTATTCGTACTTGGACCAAAGAGATTGGTAGCATGAAGAAGCGTATCTGGAAAATTACGTTCTTATAAATTGTAATAAGTGAAGAAACAAGTTCTGCTTTGATATGGAAATATAATGTTGGGTTTAGAAGTTGAGGCACAACAGAGCAGCAGAAACTGTTCTCATCTTTTAGCTCTGCTCTTCATCACAGCAGCAGTATCATAACTAATACAAAACTCATCTCTCTAATTACATTCCCTAAAGCCTGCTCTCTTCTAATTACTACCTCGGTCTTATTAGCGACTAAAAAGGCATGCGTGAGAATTCAACTATTGAAAACTTATCCCATCCGCCCCTTGCCTCACTTCTCTATCTGTCTCTCCCACCCCTTTCCTCTAATTGAGTTGACTCATGCAATCCCTATGTGATTTATTGATCACATCCTTGCTTCTTACTCTAGTTTCTTATGTGTGTCGGTCATGAAATATGCAAATAGGTGATTCTGGAGGACATGGTGAGAATGTATGAGCCTTCTGATGTTAATGTGGTTATTGGTAGGGAAGGATCAAAGTGCATCAATTAAATGGTGGTGGGGGTGGCGGTGGAGAAGGATATGGTGCCCTTATAATTGGCGACAATGGACCATTGTAGAATGGAGCTGGTGGAACTGTAGGTGAAGGTGAAGCAGGTGGCATGTATTGATTaagtgggggtgggggtggtgaTTGCTGCTCAcatggtggaggtggaggagggTCTGTACATGGAGGTGGGGGTGGTGGGGCATAAATCGATGGTGGTGGTGATTGATAGTTATTAGCAGGTGGTGGTGGAGGGGGAGGTGGTGGTGAATTATAGTAAGGATTTGGTGAGGGGGGTGGTGGTGGTAAGTGTGTGCAAGGTGGTGGCAGTGATGATGGAGGTGGCGGTGAAGGTggcagaaatggtggtgatggagGTGGTGGCGAAGGTGGCGGTGGTGACAGTGATGGAGAAGGgggtggtgatggtgatggaggaggtggtgaaggggatggtgatggtggtgacGGGGATGGAGGAGGTGGTGAAGGTGATGGTGGTAGCGGCAGTGGTGGTGATGGTGACAATGGAGGAGGTGGTGACGGTGGTGGCGACAGAGatggtggtggcggtggtgaTACTGATGGAGGGGAAGGTGGTGAAGGTGGTGATTGGGGTGGTGGATAAACGGGTTGAGGTGGAGGCAGGGGACGGCCTGAGTGATGGCACTGGATTGCACTACACTGTATTTTGCAGGAAAGAAACATTTTACACTGCAATGTGGATCTCTGCTTCAGCCTTCCACTCAAACAGTTCCTGCTTTCATCAAAATTATCCAAATCCAAACACGTAGGTGACTCACCAGTGAAGAAATTGTAAGCAAAGCTGAAGTTCTTGAGATTTGGAAGTGAACAGATGCTCTCAGGTATAGTTCCCGTTAGCATGTTGTGAGCCACATTTAGCTGCTCCAAGTTCACCATTTGTCCAATTGTGTCTGGTAACTCTCCCACTAGCCTGTTATAGCTGATGTCAAATACTGTCACATTCTTTAGCAACCCAATCTCTTTTGGTAAGCATGAGCTCAAACCACTGTTGATGAGAACCAATTCATTCAGAGTTTTTGCCATATTTCCTAAACTTGCTGGAACACACCCATGAAAGCTGTTGTGCGCGAGAACCATAACAGAAACTGGCGAGTTTCCAACATTATCAGGTAACTGGAAAGCAAATCTGTTGTGGTTTATAAATATTGCATCGAGATCTTTATCAAAGAGAACTCTGGGGACTTTACCTTCAAACTCATTGAACCGAAGATCAAGGTACTTGAGGTTTGGCAGACCAAGGACAACATAAGGAAACTTGCTCGCAAATCTATTGTTGCTCAGATCAAGTTCGAAGAGAAGCTTTAGATACTTAAATTTTTGGGGAAGGGTGCCACAGAAACGATTTGAGTTGACGTGAAACAATGCAATATCTGTAAGGCCGCCTAACTCTTCTGGGAGGTACCCAGCAATGTCACCATGATTAAGATCAATGCTAGCTACTGTTTCGATTGATTTGTTGTCTGGAGCTGGGGCGCAAAAGACACCCGTGTAATTGCATACCCTGGATCCAATCCAATTGGAGGTAATGTTCAGAGGATCAGAGATTATGGCTTGTTTCCATGCTCGAAGGGCAATATATGCACTTCTGAGTCTTGGATTATCAAATGTGAGAGAAGCAGGTATGCTCACAAACTCACCTCTAGAACCATGTTTATCTCTGTAATAGAATAGCTGCCTTTGCTTGATGTATGATGCTTGTATGTCTGAAAGTCCTGCATTGCTGTAGAAAGAGACCCGTGAAGCACTGGTGAGGAAAATGAGTACTGTACTAGTGATAAATACTGGAATCTGAACCTTTGTCTTCATCACACACACCAGTGAACCTCTATGGTTTTCCTTTTTAGTATACTacgattgtttttttttttccccttttctatTGTGTTCTTTGATCTGTTTACTTTAGATGGCTAGTGAGATcaagagaggaagaggaaaagATGAGAAGTGGTGGTGGAGAGGCTTTGGCGCTTAAAAAGTGGGATTAAATTTGATGGTTTCTATCTATAGATGCACAAGTAAGCAACTGTCATGGTGTGTCTCTGCTGGTTTTTCTGGTGAAGCCTTGTGGTGTGTCTTCCATTCACAATAACGCGGCTATATTTTCTAGCCACACGTGGAATGCCTGCCACCAAAGTCGTATTAAATCATTGAATTGTATTATACACTCTGTATTATACATTTTTAGTCAAAATCCCACcatttgtaaatatttttctttaaatattgtatttttttttaatgattttagaAAAAAGGGgttctgttttgttttgttggcaaGAGAAATAGGGGTTTGGTAGCAGAATATCATGCCATGGAAAGAGTCGAAAGTCGTGTTCTTGTGTATGATCAAGAAAGAAGGGTCCTAAACCAGACAAACTATAAACGTCCCATAATTCGGGGTCTGGGAGTGAATGATGGTGTGCAGTATTTGCCCGAAGTGTCAGTATGATCAAGGACAAGGTCTTTTCGGAGACAGTTGCCACTTCTAACTCTCCTCATCTACCCCGATTTTGTTTCTTCTGATTAATAATCAATTTAACCTGTTGAACATTTAAATTCTGCGACTCTTTTAAGTTTCAAGCCCCAACCTGTCTGTCTTGGCGGGTGAGCCTGAGAGCTGAGCCAATGTTACTGGGTCAAGCGGGCCTCCTTGGATTGAACGGGCTTATTCCAATGAGTACTGAATCTGAATCAGGCCTCCCTGTGTGTTGACTGGGCTTAATCCATTATTATAAACCCAGCTATCAAGAATCCAATATGAGCCGGCCTAATTTGCTCAGGCCTATTTTTATTGACTGGGCTTAAGCAGAATACTGGTCTGCGAGCCCAATGAGTGCTATTTTTATTGTCACTTTGATCACATTCAAAGATTCGTCATGTCTTTTCAACACTTGGTATGTGCTTTTGACCATGGTTTTGCTTCTAACGTTGCATCTAGCAAAGAATGATTAAGACCTAATTATGCATCTAAACTTTCTTACTCTTCACGATAAAGTTAAATGTTAGGCCGTTTGTTCCAAGTTTAACTTAGTTGTCACGTATAGGTATATGAATGATTGAGGTGTCTTATATGGCCAAGTATGTGACGCCTAGCAATCTTTTACATataaaaatgttttaaaaatcCCAATTAAGATTTTGATTAGCCCACTAAACCTTTTATTTAGAAGGGCCGGCAAGGTAACAATCATTGATGATTACTTTGCTTATCAATAATTATCAACAATGTAAGGGCAACGGTGCCCAATTTACTCGGCCAATAAAAATGTTGATCCggtcccatctctattacataaaaagtcaagccaatCACGTCTCCTAATACAactatatcaacaaaacacatatttcaaTATATTCATATcagcaaaatataaatttttatatattatcgATTCTCATCCAACATGGAGGTCAACAAcattgtccccaacaaaattacatcaaaacaCACACATCTCAATACggctacatcaacaaaacacgtctctcaatgtaatcatatcaataaaacatatttttcaatataacCACGTCAATAAAAAGATAATATATTTGTTGGCCAACAACAATTTAACATTGCAAGTCGCCTAATCTATGCTAATTAATCCAGAAAGAAATATTGTTTGATCGGATGTGACTTGTATCCGTTCAGCCGACCAAACACGTGTGAGTTTCTCACGGTCTCAGCCAAATTTGGGAACACAAGTCAAATTGCCCTTGTTTTTCCATCTAATCTAATACAGCTGCGATCTACGATGCTGATGTCTATCGTTATCTCGAATCTTCACCGTTGAAGCTTTCATCGGACTAAATATATTCTGTAGTTACTCAGGACCAGGTCAATTCACAAAGGATCTGACGGTCACTTTTGAATGTTCATAGAAATAACGCGGTTGGGGGAACATTATAGCCGTTCACGTTCAAATCGAGCAATCTGATATATTCAAGGTAACAACCTGGCAATGCATCAGCATTGAAACATAACGGATGGTTCTTTCGCTTTCGGTTTCGCTTTCGTGTTCAAAACGCCAGTTTCCAATTTCGATTCGGAAGTCTCTCGAAAGGAAGTGACCGAGTCCATCCAACCTATATAAACCCCGCGTTTCGACATCTTTTACCACGCTTCACATTCACGGTATATCTCTCGCACAGACGCAAACTCTGCTCGCTGAGCTCACGGAATCGGATCGAAGTTCGGGGGAATCTAATTGGATCGCACTGTTAACTTTAGAATTTGGATCGTCGCTCATCTTATCTGCAGATCGAAAGTTCGTTTTTCGATGATAAAATTTAGAACTGAACTCTCGGATCTTTGAATTTTGTTGACTTATCGCGTGATTTGTTTTAACTGTCTACTCTGCTGTAGGTAATTTGTCTGACAAATGCTTTTAGTGTGAATTGGTGATTATTCGTTGCTTTCTTCGGCGTTAAGTTGATGGTCTTGTAGATAGGTGGGATTCTGTTTGCTATGCGAGATAATCTATAACGGGAGAGTGGAACACGATGTGAAATCATATGTGTCCTTGTGTTTTGAAAGATTTTTGAAATTTCGGTCTTTGTGACAACGTCGGGGGAATTGAATGGTTTCAAGCTTCTTTCCCTTTTTCTGTTTCTCTACGTTTTCCCATGGTTGAAAGAGAGCCTTAGGTCTTAGGGAGAGTACGTTGATGGATTTTAAGTCGCAGTTATTTTTGTTGAAGGAGATCTGGATGGAGTTGTGGTTAGTTTTGATCTTTTTTATTTGcctttccactttttttttttgatttcatGTAATTGTGATGCCATTTGTTTAACTTTTTCTAATTGGTTATTTGTTTACTATTTCTCCTTGTGATTCATTGTTCGGTTATCTTGTGATTGTTTGCTGTGTGATTCTGCTATGGTATGGTGTTTGTTCTTGTGTTAGTCTTATTGAAGCACGAGATTGGCGATTGTTGAAATGAAGTTAAATTTATGCAGGAGAATGATTATCACATGTGTATTTTAGTCTTGTTATGCTGGTAGGGCTTTTGCTCGTGTTGTGATTGTAGTAGATCACAGGAGTATTTAAGTCATATTGTTGTGGGGATTTTTGGTGGTGTTGTGATTGGATTAGCTGTGTGTTTGCACCGTAATTTGGACTAATAAATGGTTTGTGATCGTTGTGTGTCTGTCAGTCTGTGGCTCTATTGTCTCGACCTTGAATTGTAACATTGGTGCTGGTGAAACTAAATCTAGAGTTACTCAGGAGGGAAGTCTCAGAAATgaaaaaaagttaaatattCTGATTCTGTAGTTTTTTGTTTTGCCTTGTCTTAATGAAGATTTCTTTGTGATACTATACTTGCCAATTTTAGGTATTATTGACTCCATCTTGAGGTACTAATCAGCTAACAAGCTAACAGCAAGTTGGAGTGTTCTTTACTGCCTTGACCTGATATTTTTGCTATGAAGTTTTAGGTTTATACTAGTGTCTCTTATTGTAGCAATATAGAAGAGTGAAACCAGGTTACGCTGTGTATAATTATACTAGTTTCTCTTATCGTAGCAATCTAGAAGAGTGAAACCAGGTTACGCTGTGTGTAATTATACTAGTTTCTCTTATTGTAGCAATCTAGAAGAGTGGAACCAGGTTACGCTGTGTATAATATAGATGAAGCAGTTTATCTGGTTCGTATCAGCTCCTCATTGTAAAAATAGAGCAGTGTCTCCTAGTTTCATTTGTTATGTGGCATCCGCATATGTTTGAGTTAGGTCGCATTTGTCTTTATTCCCTCATATGTCACTGCTGGTCATGAATTTCACATAAGTTTTATCCCCTAAGCTTCAACTTGGACCTTGGTAAAGAACCTCTGATTGTTGGATTATGCCATCTGAGCCATCGACCGTTCAGATACTTACACTCTTACTGTTGTAGATGATACATTGGGCTACTTTGTCTGTGTCAAGAAGTTTATTGATCCTTGGTCTTCCTCTACACCACTTTGAGCTAATGTTTCCTAGGCCTTTCTCTAGTTTGAACTTGATAATTTTTGGACTCCTGTTTCGAGTCAGAATTTTATTCATTGGGTGGAAAACTGACTTTTTCTACCAGTAGTATGCAACCTTGTCACCAATTAGATTATCAGGGGATTGGCTGAAACGAATGTTGCTATATTTCTTCAAAGTGGAGCTGGTCCTGATGATGTAGAACTTTTTTAAGTATTGGGTTAGTTCAAATTTTCCAGAGACTTGGTGCCGAGTCGCAACTGAGGTAGGCTTGTCCTTGATGGACAATCTGCTCTCACGCTCTTTcaaatatttactttttttaaaaatctttttAGAAGGCATTTGATTGTGTGAACTATTGCTTTACCATAGGTTATGAAGTATAGTTGGATTTTGGTTCCGGGACATCTTGAAGGAATCAAGTGATCATGCCATGCTATAGCTTAATGTTCACAGCTGAAGGCTCTGGAGATCCTCAGTGCTGCGTTGTAGTTTTATATGGGGTTTTTTTTGTAGATCTACTTGTTTTGAATTCTTCTCTTGGAGTATTGCTGATTGGAGCTGTTCAGCGTTACTTGGattgtgttttgctgatttcAATTGGTCTGCCGCAGTATTGAAGAGAGCAACAGTCTCGTGGGATGTTTGCGTGGCTTGATCGGATGACTAAACATGCCTTTGAAGTTTTGAGACCTTTGCTTATTATCTTACTATATGCAGGTGCTCTAGGCTAGTAATCAACTTCTGAATAGTTGATATGGTACTTATGGGGGAAGTAGCAGTTATGTTTTCCGAGTCTCAACAAGCTGGAATGGAGACCCTACAACATTTACattttgaggagaatgaaacATGTGCAGTGGACTCTTGCTTTCTACAGTCAGCTGGCAAGTGCATGCTTGCTGAAACTGATCATATAAAAACCACTGAATTGCTCAATAAAGGAGTTATGAAGTATGGGTAAGCTCAGCACATTTGTCTCATGGTTCTAACATTAGTACATTGTTTTGCAAATTTTGCTTAtaaattaaatcatcttctaaATGCAGATGCTCACACTATCAGCGAAGGTGCCGTATCAGGGCACCCTGTTGCAATGAGATTTTTGATTGCCGGCACTGTCATAATGAGGTGAAGGTGCGCTTATTTGTCTATCTGTATGCAAATTTGGTAGTATGCGTCTCAGTCCCTATATGTCGTCTTATTGAGTTAGCAATGTTTGGTAGTATGCTTCTGTGTGTATTGTTTTGTGTGCCATTGGGTTTTACATTAGATCACTTTGCAGTAGTGTTACTTTTTTCTGCTTTTTTATGTCCTTATGAAAGTTATGCTTGTGTCGATATGCACCTTTAGACAAGCAGTTTGAAAGACAAATTTTAAaccctttttgtcttttctaaATCTAAAAGAATTTTATTAAGTGGTACAAAGAAAGTCCATCCCAAAGAGAAATTTCCCATCCCTCTTTTGTTCCTGGGCGTAAAATTTATGTAGCATTTTATTTGGTTATTATCTAGAATCTAGATATTGACATTTCTGAATTATCTGTTGGCTGACAGAACAATATCAATGTCGATTGGAAGCTTAGACATGAGATGCCACGCCGTCAAGTGAGTCAGGTAACACAAAAATGATTTTctacacactattgtcaattgGTTAATTTTTTTGCAACTAATGCTAATCTATGagtttctctttcaatttttcagGTGATATGTTCACTTTGTGGCACCGAACAGGAGGTGAGCTTAGTTTTTGTGATATAAGTCCCCTATGAAGTACTTTATTTGTGTATTGAAAACTGTGAATGTGCATGGATTAGTTTTGTAATACTGAATACTACGTGGGATATAACATTCAGAACAATCAGTTACGTTATCCTTGAAGTGCCCTTGATGATTATTTTAACTGAAGATTTGTCCGACTCTATAGATGGAGAAGTTTGGccctttcttatgttgtttATGTCATTCTTATTAGTTATTCTTATACCTTAACTGACGTTGATTTTCTGTTACTAATCCCAGGTTCAACAAGTTTGTATCAACTGTGGTGTGTGTATGGGGAAGTACTACTGTGAGACATGCAAgttgtttgatgatgatgtgagtggttattccTGTGGGTCTATCACTTAAATATGCCATTATATTgtgttgatttatattttataacatGAAACTGCATATAAATATTTACTGTGTCAATGTTAATCTTTTCTTTGGGAACATGCCATAATAGACAATAGGATTGTCTTTTTATATGTTTTGCCATGTAGGCTAGTACTTAAACTTTTAATGCTCTTCTATGTAATTTATGTGGGGTTGCACATGCTAATTCTGGCAATTTGTGCTTGCTATTTTGCAGACATCTAAGGAACAGTATCATTGCTCTGGCTGTGGGATTTGCAGGTACAATGATTTGTTTTGTAGCTTAATATATTCTATGTAGTGTAATAAAAGAACCACTATCATGCAAAGCAAACAATAGTTGAGATGAATGGGGATCTTTATCTCTTTCTCCCTCGATATAATTGAGTTGTAAATATGTATACATGACTAATTATGTAATGTGCTTTGCCACAGAATTGGAGGGCGTGAAAATTTCTTTCATTGCTATAAATGTGGTAAGCCACGCTTACACTAATCATTTTGTATGGGTGGATAAAAAATAGATCAACATTTTTACTATTTCTTCCTATTTACTTGGCTTTGGTTTATGATGTAGGCTGTTGCTACTCAATTCTTTTGAGGAACAGTCACCCTTGTGTAGAAGGGGCGATGCATCATGATTGCCCTGTCTGCTTTGAGGTAAGAAATTACAAGTTTTGATTCCCTTTTTGGTTCATTCCTACGGGCGAGTGGTAGAAATGTTGGGGTGCAATCTgaaggtcacaagttcaattcctggaaagtctcttcacatattatgtgagagtaaggtctgcgtacatcttgcttgtccccGACCCCCACCCATTGTGCAcgggatttttaaaaaaaaaaaaaaaaaaacctgttgGTTCGTTTCTCTGTAATGTAAGAATCAGCTTAATTTGTTTATGACTGTCTGCATGAATATATTcatgattgaatttgtctttTGCAGTTTTTGTTTGAGTCAAGATTTGATGTGACTGTTATGCCCTGTGGACACACCATTCACTCTGACTGTTTGAAAGAGATGAGGGAGCATCATCAGTGAGTGCCTTGCAGCCTTTCTATATTTGCATAATCTTATTTTCACCTCTTTGGCAGTATTTTGgcttaaaatttttgttttggcCCTGATTGTTCTACTGGTTATTGCAACAGATATGCCTGCCCTCTTTGCTCCAAGTCTGTTTGTGATATGTCCAAGGTATGGGAGAAGTTTGACACGGAAATCGCTGCTACACCAATGCCGGAAGAATATCTAAATAAAATGGTTTGTTTCTCGTGCCTCCCTCTCATTAACTTCACTTTTCTGTTAAGCATGCGTGCACACATAGAAGAGCATATTTACGATAAAAATAGCATCATATTGGATGCTATTGGAAGAACATGAGTAGTTGGGAGGTCATAGCAGGCATATGTTGTGTTTTTAAAACCCGGCTGGCCTTTGGAACTGGATTATAGTGAAGCCACGAGCATTTGAAGAAAAGGGCCCATGCACGAAGTAGTGGAAGTTACCCACAGGTTTACCCTTATGCAATCCAATAATTTCCATGTTACTGAGTCTAATCTTGTTTTCATAGGTTTGGATCCTTTGCAATGACTGTGGGAAGACCTCAGAAGTGCGGTTCCATGTGGTTGCTCAAAAATGCTTGAATTGCAAATCATACAATACTCGCCAAACTAGAGGGTGAGCAGAGGCAGAGGCTTTCGGATGAAGTTGGCGATTATATTGGTGATTGCTTTCCCATTATACCAATGAGTGGGGATTCAATTGCTTGGAGATGACCGCAGGAGCCATGGAGCCACCTCTTGGAGTGCATTGTGGTTGAGCTTCATGTTGTAAGGGGTGATCAAGTAGAAAGCTGCCTTTTGTCCAGCCATTGCAGTTTTAGCTTGTATTTTCTCTATTTCTGTTTATGTCTTGTTAATGACTGTTTATGCAAATCATTGATTTATTGGGTCCACATTGCAAGGGTGTTTTTGTAGGCAAGCATGGTGTGGGTGAAGGGAAATGGCATTGTCAAATTTCCTCTTGACGATGCGTCGCATTGTGGTTACTCGATACAGAAATGAGGGTTGTCAACTGTGGCTGTTAGATTGTAAGTGCAGGATTTTAGGTGTATCATATGAGACGTGGAATTCACGAATCCACATCATCATGTG
Protein-coding regions in this window:
- the LOC119997131 gene encoding probable E3 ubiquitin-protein ligase RZFP34 isoform X1 — encoded protein: MVLMGEVAVMFSESQQAGMETLQHLHFEENETCAVDSCFLQSAGKCMLAETDHIKTTELLNKGVMKYGCSHYQRRCRIRAPCCNEIFDCRHCHNEVKNNINVDWKLRHEMPRRQVSQVICSLCGTEQEVQQVCINCGVCMGKYYCETCKLFDDDTSKEQYHCSGCGICRIGGRENFFHCYKCGCCYSILLRNSHPCVEGAMHHDCPVCFEFLFESRFDVTVMPCGHTIHSDCLKEMREHHQYACPLCSKSVCDMSKVWEKFDTEIAATPMPEEYLNKMVWILCNDCGKTSEVRFHVVAQKCLNCKSYNTRQTRG
- the LOC119997878 gene encoding leucine-rich repeat extensin-like protein 3, giving the protein MKTKVQIPVFITSTVLIFLTSASRVSFYSNAGLSDIQASYIKQRQLFYYRDKHGSRGEFVSIPASLTFDNPRLRSAYIALRAWKQAIISDPLNITSNWIGSRVCNYTGVFCAPAPDNKSIETVASIDLNHGDIAGYLPEELGGLTDIALFHVNSNRFCGTLPQKFKYLKLLFELDLSNNRFASKFPYVVLGLPNLKYLDLRFNEFEGKVPRVLFDKDLDAIFINHNRFAFQLPDNVGNSPVSVMVLAHNSFHGCVPASLGNMAKTLNELVLINSGLSSCLPKEIGLLKNVTVFDISYNRLVGELPDTIGQMVNLEQLNVAHNMLTGTIPESICSLPNLKNFSFAYNFFTGESPTCLDLDNFDESRNCLSGRLKQRSTLQCKMFLSCKIQCSAIQCHHSGRPLPPPQPVYPPPQSPPSPPSPPSVSPPPPPSLSPPPSPPPPLSPSPPLPLPPSPSPPPPSPSPPSPSPSPPPPSPSPPPSPSLSPPPPSPPPPSPPFLPPSPPPPSSLPPPCTHLPPPPPSPNPYYNSPPPPPPPPPANNYQSPPPSIYAPPPPPPCTDPPPPPPCEQQSPPPPPLNQYMPPASPSPTVPPAPFYNGPLSPIIRAPYPSPPPPPPPFN
- the LOC119997131 gene encoding probable E3 ubiquitin-protein ligase RZFP34 isoform X2, with the protein product MVLMGEVAVMFSESQQAGMETLQHLHFEENETCAVDSCFLQSAGKCMLAETDHIKTTELLNKGVMKYGCSHYQRRCRIRAPCCNEIFDCRHCHNENNINVDWKLRHEMPRRQVSQVICSLCGTEQEVQQVCINCGVCMGKYYCETCKLFDDDTSKEQYHCSGCGICRIGGRENFFHCYKCGCCYSILLRNSHPCVEGAMHHDCPVCFEFLFESRFDVTVMPCGHTIHSDCLKEMREHHQYACPLCSKSVCDMSKVWEKFDTEIAATPMPEEYLNKMVWILCNDCGKTSEVRFHVVAQKCLNCKSYNTRQTRG
- the LOC119996024 gene encoding molybdate transporter 1 — its product is MDAQIHLQDPHREAIEGFSETNNNKPMSRFHSNNVLQGLKNNLAFRSKWGELNGAMGDLGTYIPIVIALTLVADLNLGTTLIFTGVYNFVTGVIYGVPMPVQPMKSIAAAAISSGSDFGVPEIMAAGVLTGGILFVLGVTGLMQFVYKLIPLCVVRGIQLSQGLSFALTAVKYIRDIQDFSKKSKPKGERHWLGLDGLLLALVCACFIIIINGAGEDGSNGRETDREMGIEERPRSKGSKLREIVYSLPSALMVFLLGVVLAFIRKPDLVKGFKFGPSPIKIVEMTKHSWKKGFIKGTIPQLPLSILNSVIAVCKLSSDLFPGKDFSASSVSVTVGLMNLVGCWFGAMPCCHGAGGLAGQYKFGGRSGGCVAILGVVKLVLGLVLGTSLVMVLNQFPVGVLGVLLLFAGVELAMAARDMNTKEDVFVMLLCTAVSLVGSSAALGFLCGIVVYVVLRLRNLGKSTI